Proteins from one Ignavibacteriota bacterium genomic window:
- a CDS encoding RluA family pseudouridine synthase → MTHHGHLDEEQWILRFTGGFITCNGQTIRATDPLRAGMLLEYHRAPWIEPEVPDELPVLYSDDDVLVFDKPDRLPVLPGGLYLENTLVLRARRLYGDAVIPAHRLGRGTTGAILCTRTTRAATAFHAMMRGGRIAKTYLALVQGLPQRDSFTITTPIGRVEHARLGSIHDVTPSGKHAVSVCEVLARDESASTSLLRVTIPTGRTHQIRIHLASIDHPLVGDRFYRGPAAAPDPAPVNPGDPGYLLHSWRLEYIDPFSGETRVVVAPAPAWAGMGRW, encoded by the coding sequence ATGACGCATCACGGACACCTCGACGAGGAGCAGTGGATACTTCGCTTCACAGGCGGTTTCATCACCTGCAACGGACAGACGATACGCGCCACTGATCCATTGCGCGCGGGCATGCTGCTGGAATATCATCGTGCGCCCTGGATCGAACCGGAGGTGCCGGACGAACTGCCCGTTCTATACAGTGATGACGACGTACTGGTCTTCGACAAGCCCGACCGTTTGCCCGTGCTGCCCGGTGGTCTGTATCTCGAGAACACCCTGGTACTGCGGGCGCGGCGTCTGTACGGCGACGCAGTGATCCCCGCGCACCGCCTGGGGCGCGGCACAACGGGCGCCATTCTCTGCACACGCACCACGCGCGCGGCCACGGCCTTTCACGCGATGATGCGCGGAGGCCGCATAGCGAAAACGTACCTGGCCCTCGTGCAGGGACTGCCGCAGCGGGACTCCTTCACCATCACCACACCTATCGGACGCGTCGAACATGCGCGGCTTGGAAGCATTCACGATGTGACGCCATCGGGCAAACACGCCGTGAGTGTATGCGAGGTGCTCGCGCGGGACGAGTCCGCCTCCACCTCCCTGCTCCGTGTTACAATTCCGACCGGACGCACGCATCAGATCCGCATACATCTCGCATCGATCGATCATCCGCTTGTCGGAGACCGTTTCTACCGCGGTCCCGCGGCCGCACCCGATCCCGCGCCTGTTAATCCGGGGGATCCCGGGTATCTCCTCCATTCGTGGAGACTGGAGTATATCGATCCCTTCTCAGGTGAAACGCGGGTTGTTGTGGCGCCGGCACCAGCGTGGGCTGGGATGGGTAGATGGTAG